One Ensifer adhaerens genomic region harbors:
- a CDS encoding carbohydrate ABC transporter permease — translation MTYATAAVPAAAKRKRSAFARHIAAYLFISPWILGFLFFTLGPLVFSLTMSFYDWPVVGERTFVGLENYRSMLFEDPQFWESLWITVKFAAIYVPFNIVMSFLLALMLHNITFASGFFRTAFYLPSVISGVALVTIWSWIYSREYGLLNFMLSFVGIDGPNWLGDPNLAIVAIIIASLWGLGGTMLILLTGLKAIPKELYEAATVSGVPGWAQMVFITLPMLGPMLLFTFITSIISAFQQLTIALLLTKGGPLGSTYFFAMYIYDNAFKYFDMGYAAAGSWVMFIIVLLLSLGVMRWSAAWVYYEGEVRQNDGEHNA, via the coding sequence ATGACCTATGCAACAGCCGCAGTGCCGGCCGCGGCCAAGCGCAAGCGCTCGGCCTTCGCCCGCCACATCGCGGCCTATCTGTTCATTTCCCCGTGGATCCTCGGGTTTCTGTTCTTCACGCTTGGCCCGCTCGTCTTCTCGTTGACAATGAGCTTCTACGACTGGCCCGTCGTCGGTGAACGCACGTTCGTCGGGCTCGAAAACTATCGTTCCATGCTGTTCGAGGATCCGCAGTTCTGGGAAAGCCTCTGGATTACGGTCAAGTTTGCGGCAATCTATGTGCCGTTCAACATCGTCATGTCGTTCTTGCTGGCGCTGATGTTGCATAACATTACCTTCGCCAGCGGCTTCTTCCGCACCGCCTTCTACCTGCCGAGCGTCATTTCCGGCGTCGCGCTGGTGACGATCTGGAGCTGGATCTACAGCCGGGAATACGGGCTTTTGAACTTCATGCTCTCCTTCGTCGGCATCGACGGGCCGAACTGGCTCGGCGATCCCAACCTGGCGATCGTCGCCATCATCATCGCCAGCCTCTGGGGGCTCGGCGGCACGATGCTGATCCTCTTGACGGGCCTGAAAGCCATCCCGAAGGAGCTCTACGAGGCCGCAACCGTTTCGGGCGTTCCCGGCTGGGCGCAGATGGTCTTCATCACCCTGCCGATGCTCGGGCCGATGCTGCTCTTCACCTTCATCACCTCGATCATCTCGGCCTTCCAGCAGCTGACGATCGCGCTGCTTCTGACCAAGGGCGGACCGCTCGGCTCCACCTATTTCTTCGCCATGTACATCTACGACAACGCCTTCAAGTATTTCGACATGGGCTATGCCGCCGCCGGCTCCTGGGTGATGTTCATCATCGTGCTCCTGCTCAGCCTCGGCGTCATGCGCTGGTCGGCTGCCTGGGTCTATTACGAAGGCGAAGTCCGCCAGAACGATGGAGAGCACAATGCGTAA
- a CDS encoding carbohydrate ABC transporter permease, with translation MRKTLLYSALILLSALFIAPFYWTFMTAIKSSAELYQFPPVFWPSEWHWENFAAAWNKQPFGTYLTNSVIVVVLSTIGQLISSSLVAYGFARFRFPGRDPLFILLLATMMIPWDVKMIPLYMEFNLLGWINTLKPLIVPAYFADAFFVFLLRQYIMTVPMEIDEAARMDGANAFDIYWRIHLPLMMPALVLVGTFHFMNAWNDYLGPLIFLNDQSKYTLTLGLSMFKGLHEVDVTSIAAITVILCLPPLALFFVAQRYIMDGAVGSSVKG, from the coding sequence ATGCGTAAGACGCTGCTCTATTCCGCGCTCATCCTGCTCTCGGCGCTGTTCATCGCGCCGTTCTACTGGACCTTCATGACGGCGATCAAAAGCTCCGCCGAGCTCTACCAGTTCCCGCCAGTCTTCTGGCCGTCGGAATGGCACTGGGAGAACTTTGCCGCCGCCTGGAACAAGCAGCCCTTCGGCACCTACCTCACCAATTCGGTAATCGTCGTGGTGCTGTCGACGATCGGCCAGCTGATCTCGTCGTCGCTGGTTGCCTATGGCTTTGCCCGCTTCCGCTTCCCCGGCCGCGACCCGCTGTTCATCCTGCTGCTCGCCACCATGATGATCCCGTGGGACGTGAAGATGATCCCGCTCTACATGGAGTTCAACCTGCTCGGCTGGATCAACACGCTGAAGCCCTTGATCGTGCCCGCCTATTTCGCCGATGCTTTCTTCGTCTTCCTTTTGCGCCAGTACATCATGACTGTGCCCATGGAGATCGACGAGGCGGCCCGCATGGATGGCGCCAACGCTTTCGACATCTACTGGCGCATCCATCTGCCGCTGATGATGCCGGCCCTGGTGCTGGTCGGCACCTTCCACTTCATGAATGCCTGGAACGACTATCTCGGCCCGTTGATCTTCCTCAACGACCAGTCGAAATACACCCTCACGCTCGGCCTCTCCATGTTCAAGGGCCTGCACGAGGTGGACGTGACCTCGATCGCGGCGATCACCGTCATCCTCTGCCTGCCGCCGCTCGCCCTCTTCTTCGTCGCCCAGCGCTACATCATGGATGGCGCAGTCGGCTCGTCGGTGAAGGGATAA
- a CDS encoding LacI family DNA-binding transcriptional regulator — MQRPTIKTIAQETGLSIATVSKALKHSPQVRPETRAIVIEAAERVGYELNMHGVQLRTGKTYQVAAIMTAPGPKQNEWEGVEYAQLLSGISWALEDSPYRVSLYAVRNFEESQAVIKQIVSLKKADGIIISGTRADDPRIRTMQAADFPFVTYGTSIHNAPHAYVDADNEQMIRVSMARLTERGHRRIALLNPLSDLSYGITRHEAYRHALDVAGLPYDPALVAHGRLTPAFGRENVLTMSELGNPPTAYICANEASALGAFSGFHERGLVHGRDAVINATDDLNVSQYFAPPITTYYLPISEPSSLLGAYILRRMEGEPPEALQTLLMPNLIERCDDRLNPNR; from the coding sequence ATGCAGAGACCGACGATCAAGACCATTGCGCAGGAGACGGGGCTTTCCATCGCCACCGTTTCCAAGGCCCTGAAGCATTCGCCTCAGGTTCGTCCGGAGACGCGCGCGATCGTGATCGAAGCGGCGGAACGCGTCGGCTACGAACTGAACATGCATGGCGTGCAGTTACGCACCGGCAAGACCTATCAGGTCGCAGCCATCATGACCGCGCCGGGTCCGAAGCAGAACGAATGGGAAGGCGTCGAATACGCCCAGCTCCTGAGCGGCATTTCCTGGGCGCTGGAAGACAGTCCCTATCGCGTCTCGCTCTATGCGGTCCGCAATTTCGAGGAGAGCCAGGCGGTCATCAAGCAGATCGTTTCGCTGAAGAAGGCCGACGGCATCATCATCTCGGGCACCCGCGCCGACGATCCCCGCATCCGCACGATGCAGGCGGCCGATTTCCCCTTCGTCACCTATGGCACCAGCATTCACAATGCGCCGCATGCCTATGTCGATGCCGACAACGAGCAGATGATCCGGGTGTCGATGGCGCGGCTCACCGAGCGCGGTCATCGCCGCATCGCGCTGCTCAACCCGCTCTCGGACTTAAGCTACGGCATCACCCGGCACGAAGCCTACAGGCATGCGCTTGATGTCGCGGGGCTTCCCTATGATCCGGCGCTCGTCGCCCATGGCCGTCTGACGCCGGCTTTCGGCCGCGAGAACGTGCTGACCATGTCGGAGCTCGGCAACCCGCCGACCGCCTATATCTGCGCCAATGAAGCCTCCGCGCTCGGCGCCTTCTCGGGCTTCCACGAGCGCGGGCTGGTGCATGGCCGCGATGCGGTGATCAACGCCACCGACGATCTCAACGTCAGCCAGTATTTCGCGCCGCCGATCACCACCTATTACCTGCCGATCAGTGAACCGAGCAGCCTGCTCGGCGCCTATATCCTCAGGCGCATGGAGGGTGAGCCGCCGGAAGCGCTGCAGACGCTGCTCATGCCGAACCTGATCGAGCGTTGCGACGACCGCTTGAACCCGAACCGTTGA
- a CDS encoding amylo-alpha-1,6-glucosidase, which yields MLFDIDTVPFSRRGRFLTLSMMRVPGRDGERALYLRHVAGGDERPSLGRLCRVEFLNAEGRAVTPVLVLSPERLDARVGDGEVTFVIGEGERLHISGRQAGVRFHLEGSRYDYVYRTPNGEDCLVAAVENVKFIPRAITGDLKVTGAWQRDHSEDVSFAFSGTGAFEGNVDFFRTVPPADRPGRFAEALSDAKAEFSVWHARVPGGVDGQGEAHRLASYLLWANGVPAGGALTRPAIYMSKNHMINIWSWDNAFSALGVAAFDQDLAFDQFAAIFDHQDASGLLPDYINDRDVLFAFTKPPVHGWAVSLIAAANPGFLTAERKSYLRDAIGRQVDYWLTHGRKDATSLPSYFHGNDSGWDNATFFAEGGPVISPDLPVFLILACEALAELLEDDRERRAVWRQKADELQALLFERLWTGETFGARLAADPERILPGDNLIQFMPLLLGSRLTPDMREKLVARLVAGGFITEWGPATESPKSSFYEDDGYWRGPIWAPTTLLLWDGLRRQGKIELAREVAEKFCSLASKSGMAENFDARSGRGLRDRAFAWTSAVYLVLAASLSADNP from the coding sequence ATGCTGTTCGACATCGATACCGTGCCCTTCAGCCGCAGGGGCCGGTTCCTGACGCTCTCGATGATGCGCGTGCCTGGCCGCGACGGCGAACGTGCGCTTTATCTTCGGCACGTCGCCGGCGGCGACGAGCGGCCGTCTCTCGGCCGTCTCTGCCGTGTGGAATTTCTCAATGCGGAAGGCAGGGCCGTGACCCCGGTGCTCGTGCTTTCACCCGAACGACTCGACGCACGCGTCGGTGACGGCGAAGTCACCTTCGTCATCGGCGAAGGGGAGCGGCTGCACATATCCGGCAGACAAGCCGGCGTACGCTTTCATCTCGAAGGCTCGCGTTACGATTATGTCTACCGCACGCCGAACGGAGAGGATTGCCTCGTCGCTGCGGTCGAAAACGTCAAGTTCATCCCGCGGGCGATCACCGGCGACCTGAAGGTCACCGGCGCCTGGCAGCGCGATCATTCCGAAGACGTGTCCTTCGCCTTTTCGGGGACCGGTGCCTTCGAGGGCAATGTCGACTTCTTCCGCACCGTGCCGCCGGCTGATCGGCCCGGTCGGTTCGCCGAGGCGCTTTCGGATGCGAAGGCAGAATTCTCTGTGTGGCACGCGCGCGTTCCCGGAGGTGTTGACGGCCAGGGCGAGGCGCATCGGCTGGCAAGCTATCTGCTCTGGGCGAACGGCGTGCCGGCCGGTGGCGCGTTGACGCGGCCGGCGATCTACATGTCCAAGAACCACATGATCAACATCTGGAGCTGGGACAACGCCTTTTCGGCGCTGGGCGTTGCGGCCTTCGATCAGGATCTCGCCTTCGATCAGTTCGCAGCAATCTTCGACCACCAGGACGCCTCCGGCCTTCTGCCGGATTACATCAACGACCGCGACGTGCTCTTTGCCTTCACCAAGCCGCCGGTGCACGGTTGGGCGGTGTCGCTGATCGCAGCTGCCAATCCGGGCTTCCTGACAGCGGAGCGCAAGTCCTACCTGCGCGACGCCATCGGCCGACAGGTCGATTACTGGCTGACCCATGGACGCAAAGATGCCACGAGCCTGCCGTCCTATTTCCACGGCAACGACAGCGGCTGGGACAACGCCACCTTCTTTGCCGAAGGCGGCCCGGTGATCTCGCCGGATCTGCCGGTTTTCCTGATCCTTGCCTGCGAGGCATTGGCCGAGCTTCTTGAAGACGATCGAGAACGCCGGGCGGTGTGGCGGCAGAAGGCAGACGAGCTGCAGGCGCTGCTGTTCGAGCGCCTCTGGACCGGCGAGACCTTTGGCGCCCGGCTCGCTGCGGATCCGGAGCGGATCTTACCGGGCGACAACCTCATCCAGTTCATGCCGCTGCTGCTCGGTTCGCGGCTGACGCCCGACATGCGCGAGAAGCTTGTCGCGCGGCTCGTCGCCGGCGGTTTCATCACCGAATGGGGCCCGGCGACGGAAAGCCCGAAGAGTTCCTTCTACGAAGACGACGGTTACTGGCGCGGGCCGATTTGGGCGCCGACCACACTGCTTCTCTGGGATGGACTGCGCCGGCAAGGGAAGATTGAGCTCGCGCGCGAAGTCGCGGAAAAGTTCTGTTCACTTGCGAGCAAAAGCGGTATGGCCGAAAACTTCGACGCGCGCTCGGGGAGGGGCCTTCGCGATCGCGCATTCGCCTGGACATCCGCAGTCTATCTTGTGCTGGCAGCATCGCTCAGCGCTGACAACCCGTGA
- a CDS encoding beta-galactosidase, which translates to MHMPLTRSNRFNAKEQQTDMLELGVCYYPEQWPREKWEEDARRMVELGLAWVRIGEFAWAKIEPRSGEFHWEWLDDAIEVLGKAGLKVILGTPTAAPPKWLIDRYPDILPVDVKGVVRKFGARRHYCFSSRRYRIEAARISEAMAERYGKNAFVHAWQTDNEYGDHDTIYSYSDEALRAFREWLEARYGTVDELNRAWGTAFWAMNYLSFDEVELPNNLVEEPSPTHIVDYIRFSSDQVKSFNKAQVDIIRKHSPGRPVTHNFMSQNTDFDHYKVGEDIDIASWDVYPMGGLLNGRLSSEDKGRYLRVGDPDQPAFNHDLYRAVGNGRVWVMEQQPGPVNWASHNQSPADGMVRLWTWLAYAHGVDMVSYFRWRQVPFAQEQFHAGLLLPNSEADQGYLEVAQVAEEMKRLPKGERREKAKVAILLDYNSRWATRALPQGRTYLASQIALDWYSTVARLGVDVDIIGQHSDLEGYQLVLAPDLVIPEQAFVEKLAASGAKVLFGPRSGSKTEDMHIPEGLPPGPLAALIDVSVARVESLPEFHGESVLYGNETYPAGVWRETVRTNETVLATFEGDYRNGAPALVGNDKARYMATGARGELLDKVIGDALGWASVEALADLGDLRITRRGKLTFAFNYGKTAVDVPASAGATFHVGGRKLGPVDVAIWSE; encoded by the coding sequence GTGCACATGCCCCTGACGAGATCGAACCGCTTCAACGCCAAAGAACAGCAGACGGACATGCTGGAACTCGGCGTCTGCTACTATCCGGAGCAGTGGCCGCGCGAAAAATGGGAAGAGGATGCCCGCCGCATGGTCGAGCTCGGCCTTGCCTGGGTGCGCATCGGCGAATTCGCCTGGGCGAAGATCGAGCCCCGCTCGGGCGAATTCCACTGGGAGTGGCTGGACGACGCGATCGAGGTGCTCGGCAAGGCCGGTCTTAAGGTCATTCTGGGAACACCGACCGCCGCACCTCCGAAGTGGCTGATCGACCGCTACCCGGACATCCTGCCCGTCGACGTCAAGGGTGTGGTGCGCAAGTTCGGCGCCCGCCGTCACTACTGCTTCTCCAGCCGCCGCTACCGCATCGAGGCGGCGCGGATTTCCGAAGCCATGGCCGAGCGCTACGGCAAAAACGCCTTCGTCCATGCCTGGCAAACCGATAACGAGTACGGCGACCACGACACGATCTACAGCTATTCCGACGAGGCGCTGCGCGCCTTCCGCGAATGGCTTGAGGCCCGCTATGGCACGGTCGACGAGCTGAACCGCGCCTGGGGTACGGCCTTCTGGGCGATGAACTATCTGAGCTTCGACGAGGTCGAGCTTCCGAACAACCTCGTCGAAGAGCCGAGCCCGACCCATATCGTCGACTACATCCGCTTCTCCTCAGACCAGGTGAAGAGCTTCAACAAGGCGCAGGTCGACATCATCCGCAAGCACTCGCCGGGCCGTCCGGTGACGCACAACTTCATGTCGCAGAACACCGACTTCGACCATTACAAGGTCGGCGAGGACATCGATATCGCGTCGTGGGACGTCTATCCGATGGGTGGCCTGCTCAATGGTCGTCTCTCGTCGGAAGACAAGGGCCGGTATCTGCGCGTCGGCGATCCCGACCAACCGGCCTTCAACCACGATCTCTACCGCGCCGTCGGCAACGGCCGCGTCTGGGTGATGGAGCAGCAGCCGGGCCCGGTAAACTGGGCCTCGCACAATCAGTCGCCGGCCGACGGCATGGTGCGGCTCTGGACCTGGCTCGCCTATGCCCACGGCGTCGACATGGTCTCCTATTTCCGCTGGCGCCAGGTGCCGTTTGCGCAGGAACAGTTCCATGCGGGTCTGCTGCTTCCGAACAGCGAGGCTGACCAGGGCTATCTCGAAGTCGCGCAGGTTGCCGAGGAAATGAAGCGTCTGCCGAAGGGTGAGCGCCGCGAGAAGGCGAAAGTCGCGATCCTGCTCGACTACAATTCGCGCTGGGCGACCCGGGCGCTGCCGCAGGGCCGCACCTATCTGGCTTCGCAGATCGCGCTCGACTGGTATTCGACCGTCGCCCGCCTCGGCGTCGATGTCGACATCATCGGCCAGCACTCGGACCTCGAAGGCTACCAGCTGGTGCTGGCACCCGACCTCGTGATCCCCGAACAGGCCTTTGTCGAAAAGCTTGCGGCGTCGGGTGCCAAGGTGCTTTTCGGACCGCGCAGTGGCAGCAAGACCGAGGACATGCATATTCCGGAGGGCCTGCCGCCGGGTCCGCTCGCCGCGCTGATCGACGTCAGCGTCGCGCGTGTCGAGTCGCTGCCGGAATTCCACGGCGAGAGTGTGCTTTACGGCAACGAGACCTATCCGGCCGGCGTCTGGCGCGAGACGGTTCGCACCAACGAAACCGTGCTTGCGACCTTCGAGGGCGACTATCGCAATGGCGCTCCGGCGCTCGTCGGCAACGACAAGGCACGCTACATGGCAACGGGTGCACGCGGCGAGCTCTTGGACAAGGTGATTGGCGATGCGCTCGGCTGGGCTTCGGTCGAGGCGCTCGCCGATCTTGGCGATCTGCGCATCACCCGCCGCGGCAAGCTCACCTTTGCCTTCAACTACGGCAAGACGGCCGTGGACGTGCCGGCGTCTGCGGGCGCAACCTTCCATGTCGGTGGCCGCAAGCTCGGCCCGGTCGACGTCGCGATCTGGTCGGAGTGA
- a CDS encoding ABC transporter substrate-binding protein — MLNRKSIIGSLMVLGIAGTATARAEETLRFATWDTDESLAIQQEIAKKFEEKHPGVKVQVEPYADGYDQKLIAAFGAGNPPDVMYMWNFPQYYTSLKPLDELIAKDAAEIKPDDFPKGLMNTVRVEGKTYGMPSGFTTQVVFYNKDMFAKAGVEEPKDGWTWDDLRAKAAKFRDEPNKVYGFAVDAKPDPYDFEQFLWSNGTKYISDDGKKIDGYMNSDAAAQVLDMFGDMAKKQEAITLNLGDDTSGSTLFKGGKIAMFQSAMWSKSGIDASGIKYGVAPLPKFGDKTAHSALGVSAISIAKDAAHPDLAWEFVKFFSSPEAVAMRINDLPVRTSVAEAKGMTKDPIYKPFFDILATSNTETHAFLKNANWGKVQDNLARAIEATMIDQGNAKQHLDEAVARSKRLIK; from the coding sequence ATGCTCAACAGGAAGTCGATCATCGGCTCGCTGATGGTTCTGGGAATAGCTGGAACCGCCACGGCTCGCGCAGAAGAGACCTTGCGCTTTGCGACCTGGGACACGGACGAAAGCCTGGCGATCCAGCAGGAAATCGCCAAGAAGTTCGAGGAGAAGCATCCGGGCGTGAAGGTTCAGGTCGAACCCTATGCCGACGGTTACGATCAGAAGCTGATCGCCGCCTTCGGTGCCGGAAACCCGCCTGATGTCATGTATATGTGGAACTTCCCGCAATACTACACGTCGCTGAAGCCGCTCGACGAGCTGATCGCCAAGGATGCGGCCGAGATCAAGCCGGACGATTTCCCGAAGGGCCTGATGAACACGGTTCGTGTCGAAGGCAAGACCTACGGCATGCCGTCGGGCTTCACCACCCAGGTGGTGTTCTACAACAAGGACATGTTCGCCAAGGCCGGCGTCGAGGAACCGAAGGACGGCTGGACCTGGGACGACCTGCGCGCCAAGGCTGCCAAGTTCCGCGACGAGCCAAACAAGGTCTATGGCTTTGCCGTCGACGCCAAGCCCGACCCTTATGATTTCGAGCAGTTCCTCTGGTCGAACGGCACCAAGTACATTTCCGACGATGGCAAAAAGATCGACGGCTACATGAACAGCGACGCCGCCGCCCAGGTCCTCGACATGTTCGGCGACATGGCCAAGAAGCAGGAAGCGATCACGCTGAACCTCGGCGACGACACGTCGGGCAGCACGCTGTTCAAGGGCGGCAAGATCGCGATGTTCCAGAGCGCCATGTGGTCGAAGTCCGGCATCGATGCATCCGGCATCAAGTATGGCGTAGCACCACTGCCGAAGTTCGGCGACAAGACCGCCCACTCGGCGCTCGGCGTTTCGGCGATCTCGATCGCCAAGGATGCGGCCCATCCGGACCTCGCCTGGGAATTCGTCAAGTTCTTCTCCTCGCCGGAAGCGGTTGCCATGCGCATCAACGACCTGCCGGTGCGCACCAGCGTTGCGGAAGCAAAGGGCATGACCAAGGACCCGATCTACAAGCCGTTCTTCGACATTCTCGCGACCTCCAACACCGAAACCCATGCGTTCCTGAAGAACGCCAACTGGGGCAAGGTCCAGGACAATCTCGCTCGCGCCATCGAGGCGACGATGATCGACCAGGGCAATGCCAAGCAGCATCTCGACGAGGCGGTTGCCCGCTCGAAGCGGCTGATCAAGTAA